DNA from Pseudomonas putida:
GACTATCAGCGACCGCTGAAACTGTTGGCGCACAGCTTGCGTTTCGACGACCCGCTAAGCGGCGAAGAGCGCTTTTTCGAAAGCCGCTTGCAGTTGGACTGGTAATGCAGCAAGCCGGGCTTACGCGGTCCCTGCAGGCAGCCTTGTGTCGCGAAAGGGCGTTCCTACAGGGACGGCGCAAGCCTGCTGCAATCAGCGGTTGAACCGCTCCACCAACGAATACTGGCTCCCTGCCGTGCTGGTCAGTTCCTCGCTAAGCAGTGCCGAGTGCTGCGCCTGCTCGGCGGTCTGGTCGGCCAGTTCGGCAATGGTGCTGATGTTGCGGCTGATTTCGTCAGCCACTGCGGTCTGCTCCTCGGTCGCTGCGGCAATCTGGGTGGCCATGTCGGTGATGTTGGCCACCGCTTCGCTGATCCCCACCAATGCTTCGTCAGCCTGCATCACCCGGTCGACACCTTCCTGCGCCTGGCGGTGGCCGGTTTCCATGGTCAGCACGGCATTGCTGGCGGTTTGTTGCAACTTGGCGATCAGGCCGTGGATCTGCCCGGTGGATTCGGCGGTGCGCTGGGCCAGCTGGCGCACTTCATCGGCTACCACGGCAAAGCCGCGGCCCATTTCACCGGCACGCGCCGCTTCGATGGCCGCATTCAGCGCCAGCAGGTTGGTCTGGTCGGCGATACCCTTGATCACGTCGACCACGCCACCAATTTCATCGCTGTCCTTGGCCAGTTGCGTCACCGTCTGGCCGGTTTCGCCCACCGCCGCCGACAGGCGTTCAATGGCCTCGCGGGTTTCCCCGGCAATCTGCCGGCCCTGGCTGGTCAGGCGGTTGGCTTCCTGGGTGGCGTCGGCAGTACGCTGCACGTGGTTGGCTACTTCCTGAGTGGTGGCGGCCATCTGGTTTACCGCAGCGGCAACCTGCTCGGTCTCCACTCGCTGGCGTTCCAGCCCCGAGGAGCTCTTGTGCGCCAGGGCATCGGACTGACGCGCCTGGTCGCTGAGGTGCTCGGCACTGTCCTGCAGGCGGGTCAGGCAGGTTTTCATGCGGGCATCCTGGCTGAGCATGGCCATTTCCAGGCGCGCCTGCACGCCACGGCTGTCGGTGTACATCTGTGCGATCAGCGGGTCGGAAGTGGTCTGTTCGGCCAGACGCAACAGGCGCTTGAGGCCGCGTTGCTGCCAGCTCAGGCCGAGCAGGCCCAAGGGCACGGATAGCCCGGCAGCCAGGGCAAAGCCCCAGGAATGGCCCAGCCAGTTGCCGATCAGGAAGCCTACCTGGCTGATGAGGATGAACGGCAGCCAGTCCTGCAGCACTGGCAGCCACTTGTCCCTGCGAGGTACGGCCGGCTTGCCCTGGTTGATGCGCTGGTACAGGCCTTCGGCGCGACGGATCTGCTCGGCGGTGGGTTTGACTCGCACCGACTCGAAGCCGACAACTTGGTTGTTATCGAAGATGGGTGTGACGTAGGCGTTGACCCAGTAATGGTCGCCAGACTTGCAGCGGTTCTTGACGATACCCATCCATGGCTGGCCCTGCTTGAGGGTTTGCCACATGTGGGCAAACACTGCAGCCGGCACGTCGGGGTGGCGTACCAGGTTGTGCGGCGCGCCCGTCAGCTCTTCGCGGGTGAAACCGCTGATTTCGATGAAGGCATCGTTGCAGTAGGTGATCACGCCCTTGGCGTTGGTGGTGGAGATCAACCGCTGCTGGGCAGGGAAAGTCCGTTCTCTCTGGGTAATCGGCTGGTTGTTACGCATGGGTTGATAGTCCGCAGGGCTTTGGACGGTTATCGGCAAGCGGCTGGTTTTATTGAATGATTATTTAATGGAGCGTCGTTGGAGCTATGGCGCCTGTGAAATCGAGCGCCGCGCGGGCGGCGCTCGATTTCACAGGCGCTGCATATCTTCAGCCAGGCACCTCAGCCAGCAATCAGCTGACGCAACACATAATGCAGAATGCCCCCGGCCCTGAAATACTCCACTTCATTCAGGGTATCGATCCGGCACAACACGTCGATCTGTTCCTGCTGGCCATCCTCGCGG
Protein-coding regions in this window:
- a CDS encoding methyl-accepting chemotaxis protein — its product is MRNNQPITQRERTFPAQQRLISTTNAKGVITYCNDAFIEISGFTREELTGAPHNLVRHPDVPAAVFAHMWQTLKQGQPWMGIVKNRCKSGDHYWVNAYVTPIFDNNQVVGFESVRVKPTAEQIRRAEGLYQRINQGKPAVPRRDKWLPVLQDWLPFILISQVGFLIGNWLGHSWGFALAAGLSVPLGLLGLSWQQRGLKRLLRLAEQTTSDPLIAQMYTDSRGVQARLEMAMLSQDARMKTCLTRLQDSAEHLSDQARQSDALAHKSSSGLERQRVETEQVAAAVNQMAATTQEVANHVQRTADATQEANRLTSQGRQIAGETREAIERLSAAVGETGQTVTQLAKDSDEIGGVVDVIKGIADQTNLLALNAAIEAARAGEMGRGFAVVADEVRQLAQRTAESTGQIHGLIAKLQQTASNAVLTMETGHRQAQEGVDRVMQADEALVGISEAVANITDMATQIAAATEEQTAVADEISRNISTIAELADQTAEQAQHSALLSEELTSTAGSQYSLVERFNR